In Leptospiraceae bacterium, one DNA window encodes the following:
- a CDS encoding cysteine--tRNA ligase, with translation MMEIKFFNSLTNEKEVFQPQDPKRVKIYSCGPTVYNFNHIGNFRSYMFVDILRRTLKLFGYSLDQTMNITDIDDKIISNSIKENTSIEEFTKKWIEYFFEDLETLNIEKVEHYPKATDSVEEMIDIIEKLKRQGLVYEKDGNIYYSIEKFKNYGKLSKIELQGNISGARYDADEYDKEDLRDFVLWKSPKLDKEKFWDTKFGKGRPGWHLECSAMIRKIYNSGIDIHTGGVDLLFPHHENEIAQTEGAFPNEKFVTTWLHCEHLLVENQKMSKSKGNFYTLRDLTNKNYNKKAIRYLLLSYHYRTKLNFSISRIEESEKAIQRIQNTLDRIIEENIPLQAGTPTEYAKTAFQEFLEGLSDDLNTPKSLASIFEFIKMINSSMDSSSLSKEDLTDCMKYFQSIDSVLGVLEFQKRETYDEKIENLIQKRIEAKNNKNFKLADEIRDELKSKGIIIEDTKTGVKWKKI, from the coding sequence TTGATGGAAATTAAATTTTTTAACTCACTTACAAACGAAAAAGAAGTATTTCAACCACAAGACCCCAAAAGAGTAAAGATATATTCTTGCGGTCCGACTGTTTATAATTTCAACCATATCGGAAATTTTCGATCTTATATGTTCGTGGATATACTCCGAAGAACTTTAAAACTTTTTGGGTATAGCTTAGACCAAACAATGAATATTACAGATATAGACGATAAAATAATTTCTAATTCCATAAAAGAAAATACATCTATCGAAGAGTTTACAAAGAAATGGATCGAATATTTTTTTGAAGACTTAGAAACACTGAATATTGAAAAAGTAGAGCACTACCCTAAAGCAACTGACTCTGTAGAAGAGATGATAGATATTATAGAAAAACTAAAGAGGCAAGGATTGGTTTACGAAAAGGATGGAAATATTTATTACTCAATAGAAAAATTTAAAAATTATGGGAAGCTGAGCAAGATCGAACTCCAAGGAAATATTTCCGGTGCTAGATACGATGCAGACGAGTACGATAAAGAAGATCTAAGAGACTTCGTACTTTGGAAATCTCCAAAATTGGATAAAGAAAAATTCTGGGATACCAAGTTTGGCAAAGGTCGTCCCGGTTGGCATCTTGAGTGCTCTGCTATGATTCGTAAAATATATAACTCTGGAATAGACATACACACAGGTGGAGTTGATTTACTTTTTCCTCACCACGAAAACGAAATTGCTCAAACAGAAGGAGCCTTCCCAAACGAAAAATTTGTAACTACTTGGCTACACTGCGAGCACCTTTTAGTAGAGAATCAGAAAATGTCTAAGAGCAAAGGAAATTTTTATACTTTGCGAGATCTGACCAACAAAAACTACAATAAAAAAGCGATTCGTTATCTACTTCTGTCCTACCATTACAGAACAAAGTTGAATTTTTCTATTTCAAGAATTGAAGAATCAGAAAAAGCAATCCAAAGAATCCAAAATACATTGGATCGAATCATAGAAGAAAATATTCCACTCCAAGCCGGTACACCGACAGAGTATGCAAAAACAGCATTTCAGGAATTTTTAGAAGGACTAAGTGACGATTTGAATACACCTAAGTCCCTTGCGAGTATTTTTGAATTTATCAAAATGATTAATTCTTCGATGGATTCGTCTTCTCTATCAAAAGAAGATTTAACAGACTGTATGAAATACTTTCAATCCATTGATTCTGTACTCGGAGTTTTAGAATTTCAAAAAAGAGAAACCTACGATGAGAAAATAGAAAACCTCATCCAAAAAAGAATTGAAGCAAAAAATAATAAAAACTTCAAATTAGCAGACGAGATACGAGACGAACTGAAATCCAAAGGAATCATCATAGAAGATACAAAAACAGGAGTCAAGTGGAAAAAAATCTAA
- a CDS encoding acetylxylan esterase produces MAISFDECFQTFPKLNIPSDIVSFWAEAIKELKSIPISSTSKSLLKSSILRETIYDISFQSSKKYQINGTLVIPRKRGNLPIVIYFHDYMDKRPEIKKAHTENGIAQLILDLRGHGNQLIRPESTEGQPNIDWTPGYFLEGLEKKEDFYMKHVYLDVLRAIEFVRLTDGIDGDKIILHGKSLGASLAVFGAGFSDRVKGIVAETPNFCYIEEEQLSFEAGWSKEISKYASKSKTRKTSYKKTLAYFDSLHFANKVKVPALFSCGLEDKVSHPKSIFALFNHLNCDKRMQLYPNEGNEAGKDKQNTVNVEFYKEIFGLDGN; encoded by the coding sequence ATGGCAATTAGTTTTGACGAATGTTTCCAGACTTTTCCTAAATTAAATATCCCTTCGGATATTGTAAGTTTTTGGGCAGAGGCTATAAAAGAACTGAAGAGTATTCCAATTAGCAGCACCTCAAAATCTCTTCTAAAAAGTAGTATTCTTAGAGAAACTATTTATGATATTTCTTTTCAAAGCTCCAAGAAATACCAGATCAACGGTACCTTAGTGATTCCCAGAAAAAGGGGGAATCTACCTATCGTAATCTATTTTCACGACTACATGGACAAACGTCCTGAAATAAAAAAAGCACACACTGAAAACGGGATTGCCCAACTCATCTTAGACTTAAGAGGACACGGAAACCAACTAATCCGTCCTGAGTCAACTGAAGGTCAACCAAACATAGACTGGACACCCGGCTATTTTTTGGAAGGCTTGGAAAAAAAAGAAGATTTCTACATGAAGCACGTTTACCTCGATGTGTTAAGAGCCATTGAATTTGTAAGACTCACCGATGGGATCGACGGAGATAAAATCATACTGCACGGAAAATCTTTAGGTGCCTCTCTTGCAGTTTTTGGAGCTGGGTTTTCTGATAGGGTAAAAGGAATTGTTGCAGAAACACCGAATTTTTGCTATATAGAAGAGGAGCAACTTTCTTTTGAAGCAGGCTGGTCCAAAGAAATATCTAAATACGCATCCAAAAGTAAAACAAGAAAGACCTCCTACAAAAAAACTTTGGCTTATTTTGATTCTCTCCACTTTGCAAATAAAGTGAAAGTACCGGCTCTATTTTCTTGCGGGCTTGAGGACAAAGTATCTCACCCAAAATCAATTTTTGCATTATTCAATCACTTGAATTGTGATAAAAGAATGCAGCTATACCCAAACGAAGGAAACGAAGCGGGGAAGGACAAACAAAACACTGTAAATGTTGAATTTTACAAAGAAATATTCGGTCTTGATGGAAATTAA
- a CDS encoding bifunctional methylenetetrahydrofolate dehydrogenase/methenyltetrahydrofolate cyclohydrolase (catalyzes the formation of 5,10-methenyltetrahydrofolate from 5,10-methylenetetrahydrofolate and subsequent formation of 10-formyltetrahydrofolate from 5,10-methenyltetrahydrofolate), which produces MTSILIDGKTVSEKIKSKIRNSISILEKEKKQIPSLATILVGEDSSSVTYVNMKIKACEYVGMKSKLIKLPQSTSTEQLIAEIEKLNQDENIDGILLQHPCPKHIDERLAFDSISVDKDVDGVTTHSFGKLSMGEKSFLPCTPYGILLLLKEYKIPISGKNTVIVGRSPILGKPMAMLLLNEDATVTICHSKTKNLPEIVKNSDIVVGALGKPEFIQKDWIKRGAVLLDAGYNPGNVGDIDIKNGSAFSSYHTPVPGGVGPMTIAVLLWQTLLSRKKTLQEHPF; this is translated from the coding sequence ATGACTTCTATTTTAATAGACGGAAAAACTGTCTCTGAAAAAATAAAATCAAAAATCAGAAATTCTATTTCTATTTTAGAAAAAGAAAAAAAACAGATTCCAAGCCTTGCGACTATTCTTGTAGGAGAAGATTCATCTTCGGTTACTTATGTAAATATGAAAATTAAAGCCTGTGAATATGTGGGTATGAAGTCCAAGTTAATAAAGCTACCGCAAAGCACCAGTACAGAGCAATTGATCGCAGAAATCGAAAAATTGAACCAAGATGAAAATATAGACGGTATTTTACTTCAACACCCTTGCCCCAAACACATAGACGAAAGACTCGCTTTTGATTCAATTTCAGTGGATAAGGATGTGGATGGGGTGACTACACACTCTTTCGGAAAGCTATCTATGGGAGAAAAATCATTTCTCCCCTGTACTCCTTATGGAATTTTACTATTGTTAAAAGAATACAAAATCCCAATCTCAGGAAAAAACACTGTAATCGTGGGGCGATCTCCAATTCTGGGGAAACCTATGGCTATGCTTCTTTTAAATGAAGATGCAACTGTTACAATTTGCCATTCTAAGACTAAAAATCTTCCCGAAATAGTGAAAAATTCAGATATTGTGGTAGGTGCGCTCGGTAAACCAGAATTTATTCAAAAAGACTGGATTAAGAGAGGTGCAGTTCTTTTAGATGCAGGGTACAACCCGGGTAATGTGGGGGACATAGACATTAAAAATGGATCTGCCTTTTCTTCCTACCACACACCTGTGCCGGGTGGAGTCGGTCCAATGACCATTGCAGTTCTACTCTGGCAGACCTTACTTTCCAGAAAGAAAACTTTACAGGAACACCCTTTTTAA
- a CDS encoding anthranilate synthase component I family protein: MNSFVNWFVVKILPDLNYNAIVCREWKTEKEPDWVYPEILKNENYGIWFEVEKTQGGEERKFSCLSINPDFTVTRNSDTKEILLHFPEKNFSERFFCENYFSYLSQIENWIQEIQTKIVIENLSLQNFPFLGGFYGYFGYGLKNEIEFFKKKIPVSQFSDSVLCFFPEVLIFLHSEKKYYFVSMKENSNSDFYKKIQKIFSDRYTFPERKKDFSLTEKTFEELISDYNLSLDQNSYSIAFQKIHESIFSGKIYQACLTAKFEKKYFGNPLEDFFNLKQKSKTPYTSYVCIGDLHILSFSVEKFLSIQESQIISRPVKGTAIRKSIAEDDNLKKKLITSEKEKSENCIIVDLIRNDIGRVSKTGSVKVNKLLEIETHPSVYQLVSEVVSEKKKNCSFSEILKALFPGGSMTGAPKIEVMNLIEEIETCPRGIYSGAIGFWDIRGEVDLNMVIRTAFIYKDKLSFHSGGGIVAESILQNEWEELVGKSEFFMKYFSRKELI; encoded by the coding sequence GTGAACTCTTTCGTCAATTGGTTTGTCGTGAAAATACTGCCTGATTTGAATTATAATGCAATAGTTTGCAGAGAATGGAAAACGGAAAAAGAGCCGGATTGGGTCTATCCAGAAATTTTAAAAAACGAAAATTATGGGATTTGGTTTGAAGTCGAAAAAACTCAAGGAGGCGAGGAAAGGAAGTTTAGCTGCCTTTCGATAAATCCGGATTTTACGGTCACAAGAAATAGCGATACGAAAGAAATTCTTCTGCACTTTCCTGAAAAAAATTTCAGTGAAAGGTTTTTTTGTGAGAATTATTTTTCTTACTTATCTCAAATCGAAAACTGGATACAAGAAATCCAAACTAAAATCGTCATAGAAAATCTAAGCCTGCAAAATTTTCCGTTTCTTGGCGGGTTTTATGGTTATTTTGGATACGGATTAAAAAATGAAATAGAGTTTTTTAAAAAAAAAATCCCTGTTTCACAGTTTTCAGATTCAGTTTTGTGTTTTTTTCCCGAGGTGTTGATTTTTCTTCATTCAGAAAAAAAATATTATTTTGTTTCTATGAAAGAAAATTCAAATAGTGATTTTTATAAAAAAATTCAAAAAATTTTTTCCGATAGATATACTTTTCCAGAAAGGAAAAAAGATTTTTCTTTAACCGAGAAAACTTTTGAAGAATTAATTTCAGACTACAATTTGTCATTAGATCAGAATTCGTATTCGATTGCATTTCAGAAAATTCATGAATCAATTTTCTCCGGGAAAATTTATCAGGCTTGCCTTACTGCAAAATTTGAAAAAAAGTATTTTGGGAATCCGTTAGAAGATTTTTTTAATCTGAAACAAAAAAGTAAGACCCCTTATACTTCCTATGTCTGTATTGGAGATTTGCATATACTTTCTTTTTCTGTAGAAAAATTTTTGTCGATACAAGAAAGTCAAATTATTTCAAGACCTGTAAAAGGTACTGCAATTCGGAAAAGTATTGCGGAAGATGATAACTTAAAGAAAAAATTAATTACCAGTGAAAAAGAAAAATCAGAAAATTGTATTATTGTGGATTTGATTAGAAACGACATTGGAAGAGTATCTAAAACGGGAAGTGTAAAAGTAAATAAACTATTAGAAATAGAAACTCATCCTTCGGTTTATCAGCTTGTAAGTGAAGTTGTTTCAGAGAAAAAAAAGAATTGTAGTTTTTCGGAAATACTAAAAGCATTATTTCCCGGGGGATCTATGACCGGGGCACCTAAAATAGAGGTAATGAACTTGATCGAGGAAATTGAAACTTGTCCGAGAGGGATATATTCTGGTGCTATCGGTTTTTGGGATATTCGAGGTGAAGTGGATCTGAATATGGTGATTCGAACCGCTTTTATTTATAAAGACAAATTGTCCTTCCATAGTGGTGGTGGGATTGTTGCCGAAAGTATTTTGCAAAACGAGTGGGAAGAGCTTGTAGGTAAATCAGAATTTTTTATGAAATATTTTAGTAGGAAAGAATTGATTTGA
- a CDS encoding beta-glucosidase, translating into MFRKIGIFFFLAAVLIFFLVGTGYGNDKSAELKKETELLADEILSRMTEEEKIGQVLHIAIPAKNLDTIGIQEIQKIKPGGIILFGMNFGAKEEIQKLTSDLQNLASIEKILPFLISTDQEGGRVVRVQSVQEFPGAMAIGQVGVETYSERVGFFTSYQLKEHGINIFFAPVLDINNNPDNPVINTRSFGSDLETVLKMSEGFQRGAMDGGAIPVIKHFPGHGDTNIDSHLGLPVIQKSQEELFQMELVPFQKSIENGIRAVMSAHIVFPKLDPDLPATLSPKILNKVLRDRFKFRGVIFTDAMEMKAISENYLDKKPGKLAILAGADIVLLTSWGKVSSDYKLMLEEAVKEKAFDVNGKNVLNEAVKRQIILKLENGIIPLNMYKSPKELLEKYLFEKKENSKKKYSEYIKKESPKKLNQILSRKSIRSYEKKFTPLTEKEISKTEFYVKNPFLKSILKEMKLKEVKLSKKRQILYRLKKSKIVLASEKLEDIEEIKKFILKNPNKNIILLHFGSPFLEFPKSKNLQILFSFSPTEESLRALANSLSFKYSKNAIATPNLILKNNPK; encoded by the coding sequence ATTTTTAGAAAAATCGGAATCTTCTTTTTTCTCGCTGCGGTTTTAATTTTTTTCCTTGTTGGTACCGGCTATGGTAACGATAAATCCGCAGAGTTAAAAAAAGAAACCGAATTGTTAGCTGATGAAATTTTATCCCGGATGACTGAAGAAGAAAAAATCGGTCAGGTGCTACACATCGCCATTCCTGCAAAGAATTTGGATACTATCGGTATTCAAGAAATTCAAAAAATCAAACCTGGTGGAATTATTTTATTTGGGATGAATTTTGGAGCCAAAGAAGAGATTCAAAAATTAACTTCAGACCTACAGAATTTAGCCTCTATCGAAAAAATTCTTCCTTTTCTAATTTCAACGGATCAGGAAGGGGGTAGGGTGGTTCGGGTACAATCAGTTCAAGAATTTCCGGGAGCTATGGCGATTGGTCAAGTAGGTGTAGAAACGTATTCAGAGAGAGTTGGATTTTTTACCTCTTATCAATTGAAAGAACACGGTATCAATATATTTTTTGCCCCTGTTTTGGATATAAACAATAATCCCGATAATCCGGTAATAAACACAAGATCCTTTGGATCTGATTTGGAAACAGTTTTGAAGATGAGCGAAGGATTTCAAAGGGGTGCAATGGATGGTGGTGCAATCCCTGTGATAAAACATTTTCCGGGACACGGCGACACAAACATAGACAGTCATTTAGGTTTACCTGTAATTCAAAAAAGCCAAGAAGAATTGTTTCAAATGGAATTGGTACCTTTTCAAAAATCAATAGAAAATGGAATCCGCGCTGTAATGAGTGCACATATCGTATTTCCCAAATTAGATCCAGATTTACCTGCGACTCTATCCCCCAAAATTTTAAATAAGGTTTTACGAGATCGTTTTAAGTTTCGAGGAGTTATTTTTACGGATGCGATGGAAATGAAAGCTATATCGGAAAACTACTTAGATAAAAAGCCGGGGAAGTTAGCTATCTTAGCAGGTGCAGATATTGTGCTGCTTACAAGCTGGGGAAAGGTCTCTTCAGATTACAAACTTATGCTCGAAGAGGCTGTTAAAGAAAAAGCATTTGATGTGAATGGAAAAAATGTGCTGAATGAGGCGGTGAAGCGTCAAATTATTTTAAAATTGGAAAATGGAATCATCCCTTTGAATATGTACAAATCACCAAAAGAATTATTGGAGAAATATTTGTTTGAAAAAAAGGAGAATTCTAAAAAAAAATACTCAGAGTATATAAAAAAAGAATCTCCGAAAAAGCTAAATCAAATTCTTTCAAGAAAATCTATTAGAAGCTATGAAAAAAAATTCACCCCTTTGACCGAGAAAGAAATTTCTAAAACAGAGTTTTATGTGAAAAATCCTTTTTTAAAATCAATATTAAAAGAAATGAAATTAAAAGAAGTGAAGCTCTCAAAAAAAAGACAGATTTTGTACAGGTTGAAGAAGTCAAAGATTGTGCTTGCGTCGGAAAAATTAGAAGATATTGAGGAAATTAAAAAATTTATTCTCAAAAATCCTAATAAAAATATAATTTTACTCCATTTCGGGTCCCCTTTTCTTGAATTTCCGAAAAGTAAAAATTTGCAGATATTGTTCTCTTTTTCACCTACCGAAGAATCATTGAGGGCATTGGCAAATTCCTTGTCTTTTAAATATAGTAAAAATGCAATTGCGACTCCAAATTTGATTTTAAAAAATAATCCTAAATGA
- a CDS encoding SET domain-containing protein yields MEFDESFLKEISSESYVRKGIAVKYIEGKGLGLFTNTKIPKGEIVSISGGIVVSKTFYEDVAKKNGYDDYAYFIEDDFLIMPLNPKNPSPDWRMNHCCDANCGIVGQTTFVAMRDIEEGEELTFDYCMSESDPDYEFYLNCTKSICRKKFSGNDWKNPELQKKYKGYFSLYIKRKME; encoded by the coding sequence ATGGAATTTGATGAAAGTTTTCTAAAAGAAATTTCTTCCGAGAGCTACGTCAGAAAAGGAATCGCTGTAAAATATATAGAGGGGAAAGGCCTCGGTCTTTTTACAAATACAAAAATTCCTAAAGGAGAAATTGTAAGCATTTCAGGCGGGATAGTAGTATCCAAGACATTTTATGAAGATGTAGCGAAAAAAAATGGTTACGACGATTACGCATATTTCATAGAAGATGACTTTTTAATCATGCCCTTGAATCCAAAAAATCCAAGTCCGGATTGGAGGATGAACCACTGCTGCGATGCAAACTGTGGGATTGTAGGTCAGACTACTTTTGTAGCAATGAGAGACATAGAAGAAGGAGAAGAATTAACCTTTGATTATTGTATGAGCGAGTCAGACCCGGATTATGAATTTTACTTAAACTGCACTAAATCCATTTGCCGAAAAAAATTTAGCGGAAACGATTGGAAAAACCCAGAACTCCAAAAAAAATACAAAGGTTATTTTTCTTTATACATCAAAAGAAAAATGGAATAA
- a CDS encoding FHA domain-containing protein, translating to MVHFLSDPWIVLPTGVFILFVNFAILYFLRGYKLESNFFGKSIDPTNESSIYEKMYGDKIMRPISSLPYSDANLQPNSIENPQRDFSEIEEKNPIDLAGEAYKKSVLIQKEGPNPGRQYAIHLKETSIGRSEANDLVLWDNSLNPFHAKIKNIKDKFILFDLVSDKGVYVNGKKVLKPKILTDFDEIRIGKSTLIFRGK from the coding sequence ATGGTACATTTTCTTTCAGACCCATGGATCGTACTACCTACCGGAGTATTTATACTATTTGTAAATTTTGCAATACTCTATTTTTTAAGAGGCTATAAATTAGAATCTAATTTTTTCGGTAAATCTATTGATCCTACTAATGAATCATCCATTTACGAAAAAATGTATGGCGATAAAATAATGCGACCTATCTCTTCACTGCCTTATTCTGATGCCAACTTACAACCAAACTCCATAGAAAATCCCCAAAGAGATTTTTCCGAAATAGAAGAAAAAAATCCGATTGATTTAGCAGGTGAAGCATATAAAAAAAGTGTACTGATTCAAAAAGAAGGTCCAAACCCAGGAAGACAATACGCTATTCATTTAAAGGAAACTTCTATTGGAAGATCAGAGGCAAACGATTTGGTACTCTGGGATAATTCCCTGAACCCATTCCACGCAAAAATAAAAAATATTAAAGATAAATTTATCTTGTTTGATTTAGTCTCAGACAAAGGTGTCTATGTGAACGGAAAAAAAGTTCTAAAACCAAAAATTCTTACCGATTTTGATGAGATTAGAATTGGTAAGTCAACTCTAATCTTCAGAGGAAAATAA
- a CDS encoding CDP-alcohol phosphatidyltransferase family protein, whose product MERIKKKPGELLQDRIFTISNFLSISRVLLLPFFVYYTYHYKNQPGNYRNLVISLLICGLAVLTDYFDGYFARLLNQETVLGRYLDPICDKIVTIGGLIVLVRFFYFPLWILLIYIIREILGVWLGAYLYLKRGIQGKPNWWGKIGVGLVSVAMFWYLLLPLFQEKIQGQSILKNPEITGYFLIFVLFIGIYAYSKRYWTIVFYPEKYEIQEELKEKKKYHVV is encoded by the coding sequence ATGGAAAGAATTAAGAAAAAACCCGGAGAGCTGTTGCAAGACAGAATTTTTACTATCTCAAATTTCTTGTCAATATCTCGAGTTTTACTTTTACCTTTTTTTGTATATTATACTTATCATTATAAAAATCAACCGGGGAATTACCGAAATTTGGTGATTTCTCTTTTGATCTGCGGATTGGCGGTTTTAACTGACTATTTTGATGGATATTTTGCCAGACTGTTGAATCAGGAAACTGTACTTGGGAGATATTTGGATCCTATTTGCGATAAAATTGTAACTATTGGAGGGTTGATTGTTTTAGTTCGATTTTTTTATTTTCCTTTGTGGATACTTTTGATCTACATTATTCGTGAAATTTTAGGGGTTTGGCTTGGGGCGTATTTGTATTTAAAAAGAGGGATTCAAGGTAAGCCGAATTGGTGGGGCAAGATTGGTGTTGGACTTGTTTCTGTAGCCATGTTTTGGTATCTTTTGCTTCCATTATTTCAAGAAAAAATACAGGGGCAAAGTATTTTAAAAAATCCTGAGATTACAGGGTATTTTTTAATTTTTGTTCTATTCATCGGGATTTATGCTTATTCTAAAAGATATTGGACAATCGTATTTTACCCGGAAAAATACGAGATTCAAGAAGAATTAAAAGAAAAAAAGAAATACCATGTAGTTTAG